A window of Tautonia plasticadhaerens contains these coding sequences:
- a CDS encoding efflux RND transporter permease subunit, whose protein sequence is MSRPPDRTRLAPLGRSLAAAAAIALGLAPALAPAQGTERRPDYEPAAYAITDATILVAPGRTVEDGTVIVRGGVIEAVGSDGEVEVPYDAESIDGEGLFIYPGFIDLYSTVGQDDSVPRSATGLSRPIPLGEFAQASTPPDNRNGLTPEFRAAGAIKLDDDLLEARRKLGITALISAPGGSIVTGQSALVSLGGLGRRESILDETVALHFDLANPRGRQYGLLDAFGIRHDEHCAGHTHPPQHEALLGLIEEAMAEAGPPDSGGFPGSLMGVIAHLRQAMLDAEHHHKAVEYSRDNGGPAPPYDPALETLHAAKSGELPTWWEADDLDSIHRVLDLAEEFGTGVVLVGGRESRDAADRLKDGGTPVVIRVDFPKAPEVPTEEEYRKKPLKERDRPLRALQQARTEWEDRVALAGTLSEAGIPIAFSSDGLSRVEEFHAKIRDAIEAGLPPEDAIEALTLGAARIAGVDDRLGTIEPGKLGHLVAFKGEFASKEAKIRYVLVDGQKFEIDQSDRSRSAGGRPGSRDGRPEVPEGRQGIVRAEWTGASPEDIDQRLLGPIEDALTAIDGVDTVGDREISEDAITVTVTIDEEADVRATWDQVRVALDDVRNQLPEDITPPELELPEPDGRPDRTAVDEEDEDDEAKDEAEAAVPDGPFIDVATEFDEDRIPTLETGGDVLIKDVTILTVTSGTIPGGSILVRDGKIAEVGEAIEAPEGVTVIEAEGMVALPGIIDTHSHMAIDGGVNEGSLSIVPEVRVKDVVTGDDVTIYQAAAGGVTAARLLHGSANTIGGQDAVIKLKYGKPARELILRDGPQGIKFALGENVTQKRSDDPDRFPFTRPGVEAVLVRAFDEARAYQEERRVYADAISRGEDVPPFRRDLRLEALADILDGEIKIHSHCYRADEILMLLRTAERYGVRVQSLQHVLEGYKVAAEIAAHGASNSTFSDWYAYKVEAYDAIPFNAALLTEAGANVCIKSDSGEEVRHLYMEAAKMVRYGGLSEEQALALVTINPARELGLDHRLGSIEVGKDADIALFDAHPLDGFARCQLTLIDGEVAFQRFSGEDGPLLRPRPGDHAAMPVASEDLRASSVDLDLNPEGVYALINATIHPVTGPAIDGGTLVIEDGVIAEVGGQETAVPEGVTTVDLGGLDVWPGMIDGGSDLGLNEIGSVSATQDARELAPYQPELRAAVALNADSILIGANRLAGVLSAFVRPTGGTISGQGALIDLDGWIWSDLVQADEFALYVNVPPAPPSNLDEILSRVPAQFADRFRERYSDRDERLDELEDSFRRATAYAKVAATAREKGGVPPVDPRLEALAPYANGEKPVVLSANGRGEILTAIELAEELGLKAIISGGTDAWMVADHLAESGIPVLVAGTHRNPGRDEPYDAAYANPARLHEAGVTFAISSTGDATDVRNLPFEAAMAAAYGLPEEEALKAVTLYPAQILGVSDSLGSIEPGKRANLVITAGHLLQPTTEVKHLFVGGRPVPPESRHTELYQRFRRRLAEVRDGISPLGLDREESRVTTAADEHEDGVLNEAGSDERSTRE, encoded by the coding sequence ATGAGCCGACCACCGGATCGAACTCGACTCGCTCCCCTCGGCCGATCGCTCGCGGCCGCGGCGGCGATCGCCCTGGGCCTCGCCCCAGCCCTCGCCCCGGCGCAGGGCACCGAGCGACGGCCGGATTACGAGCCCGCCGCCTATGCGATCACCGATGCCACGATCCTCGTCGCCCCCGGCCGGACCGTCGAGGATGGCACCGTTATCGTTCGGGGCGGCGTCATCGAGGCCGTCGGGAGTGACGGGGAGGTCGAGGTTCCCTATGACGCCGAGTCCATCGACGGCGAGGGCCTGTTCATCTATCCCGGCTTCATCGACCTGTATTCGACCGTCGGCCAGGACGACAGCGTCCCCCGTTCCGCCACCGGCCTGTCCCGACCCATCCCTCTGGGGGAGTTCGCCCAGGCCAGCACCCCGCCCGACAACAGAAACGGCCTCACGCCCGAGTTCAGGGCCGCCGGGGCGATCAAGCTGGACGACGACCTGCTCGAGGCCCGGCGGAAGCTCGGCATCACCGCCCTGATCTCGGCCCCCGGAGGTTCGATCGTCACCGGCCAAAGCGCCCTCGTCTCGCTCGGCGGCCTCGGCCGGCGCGAGTCGATCCTCGACGAGACGGTCGCCCTGCACTTCGACCTGGCCAACCCCCGAGGCCGTCAGTACGGGCTGCTCGACGCCTTCGGCATACGTCATGACGAACACTGCGCCGGCCATACTCACCCTCCCCAGCACGAGGCCCTGCTCGGCCTGATCGAGGAGGCGATGGCCGAGGCCGGGCCGCCCGACTCCGGAGGCTTCCCCGGCTCCCTGATGGGCGTGATCGCCCACCTCAGGCAGGCGATGCTCGACGCCGAACACCACCACAAGGCCGTCGAATACTCCCGGGATAACGGCGGTCCGGCCCCGCCCTACGACCCGGCCCTTGAGACCCTCCACGCCGCGAAGTCCGGCGAGCTCCCGACCTGGTGGGAGGCGGATGATCTCGACTCGATCCACCGGGTCCTCGACCTCGCCGAGGAGTTCGGCACCGGTGTCGTCCTCGTCGGCGGCCGCGAATCCCGCGACGCCGCCGATCGCTTGAAGGACGGGGGGACCCCGGTCGTCATCCGGGTCGACTTCCCCAAGGCCCCGGAGGTTCCCACCGAGGAGGAGTACCGCAAAAAACCCCTCAAAGAACGCGATCGCCCCCTCCGCGCCCTCCAGCAGGCCAGGACCGAGTGGGAGGATCGCGTCGCGCTCGCCGGAACCCTGTCCGAGGCCGGCATCCCGATCGCGTTCTCCAGCGACGGCCTCTCCCGGGTCGAGGAGTTCCACGCCAAGATCCGGGACGCGATCGAGGCCGGGCTCCCGCCGGAGGACGCCATCGAGGCCCTGACCCTCGGCGCCGCCCGGATCGCCGGCGTCGATGACCGCCTCGGGACCATCGAGCCCGGCAAGCTCGGGCACCTCGTCGCCTTCAAGGGCGAGTTCGCCTCCAAGGAGGCCAAGATCCGCTACGTCCTGGTCGATGGCCAGAAGTTCGAGATCGATCAGTCCGATCGATCCCGCTCCGCCGGAGGCAGACCGGGTTCACGTGACGGGCGGCCCGAAGTCCCGGAAGGCCGGCAGGGGATCGTCCGGGCCGAGTGGACCGGCGCCTCCCCCGAGGACATCGACCAGCGGCTGCTCGGCCCGATCGAGGACGCGCTCACGGCGATCGACGGGGTCGACACCGTCGGCGATCGCGAGATCTCGGAAGATGCGATCACGGTCACGGTCACGATCGATGAGGAGGCCGATGTCAGGGCGACCTGGGATCAGGTCCGCGTGGCCCTCGACGACGTCCGCAATCAACTCCCCGAGGACATCACGCCCCCCGAACTCGAGCTCCCTGAGCCAGATGGCCGCCCCGATCGCACCGCTGTCGACGAGGAGGATGAGGACGACGAGGCCAAGGACGAAGCAGAAGCCGCCGTCCCAGACGGGCCTTTCATCGATGTTGCCACCGAGTTCGACGAGGATCGGATCCCCACGCTCGAAACCGGCGGCGACGTGCTCATCAAGGACGTGACCATCCTGACCGTCACCAGCGGGACGATCCCCGGGGGCTCGATCCTCGTCCGGGATGGCAAGATCGCCGAGGTCGGCGAAGCCATCGAGGCCCCCGAGGGCGTGACGGTCATCGAGGCGGAGGGCATGGTCGCCCTGCCCGGGATCATCGACACGCACTCGCACATGGCGATCGACGGGGGAGTGAACGAGGGCTCGCTCTCGATCGTGCCCGAGGTCCGCGTCAAGGACGTCGTCACCGGCGACGACGTGACCATCTACCAGGCCGCCGCCGGCGGCGTCACCGCCGCCAGGCTGCTCCACGGCTCGGCCAATACCATCGGCGGCCAGGACGCCGTCATCAAGCTCAAGTACGGGAAGCCCGCCCGAGAGCTGATCCTCCGGGATGGCCCACAGGGCATCAAGTTCGCCCTCGGCGAGAACGTCACGCAGAAACGATCCGACGACCCCGACCGCTTCCCCTTCACTCGTCCCGGCGTCGAGGCCGTCCTCGTCCGCGCCTTCGACGAGGCGAGGGCGTATCAGGAGGAGCGACGCGTCTACGCCGATGCCATCTCCCGGGGCGAGGACGTCCCCCCCTTCCGCCGCGACCTCCGGCTCGAAGCCCTCGCCGACATCCTCGACGGCGAGATCAAGATCCACAGCCATTGCTACCGGGCCGATGAGATCCTGATGCTCCTGAGGACCGCCGAACGCTATGGGGTCCGGGTCCAGTCGCTCCAGCACGTTTTGGAAGGGTACAAGGTCGCCGCCGAGATCGCCGCCCATGGCGCCAGCAATTCGACCTTCTCCGACTGGTACGCCTACAAGGTCGAGGCGTACGACGCGATCCCCTTCAACGCCGCCCTGCTCACCGAGGCCGGCGCCAACGTCTGCATCAAGAGCGACTCCGGGGAGGAGGTCCGCCACCTCTACATGGAGGCCGCGAAGATGGTCCGCTACGGCGGGCTCTCCGAGGAACAGGCCCTCGCCCTGGTCACCATCAACCCCGCCAGGGAGCTGGGGCTCGACCACCGGCTCGGCTCGATCGAGGTGGGCAAGGACGCCGACATCGCCCTGTTCGACGCCCACCCGCTCGACGGCTTCGCCAGGTGCCAGCTCACCCTCATCGACGGTGAGGTCGCCTTCCAGCGCTTCTCCGGCGAGGACGGCCCCCTGCTCCGGCCCCGCCCCGGCGACCATGCCGCGATGCCCGTCGCCTCCGAGGACCTCCGAGCCTCCTCCGTCGACTTGGATCTGAATCCCGAAGGCGTTTACGCCCTGATCAACGCCACCATCCACCCCGTCACCGGGCCTGCGATCGACGGCGGGACGCTTGTCATCGAGGACGGCGTCATCGCCGAGGTCGGCGGCCAGGAGACCGCCGTCCCCGAGGGAGTCACCACGGTCGACCTGGGCGGCCTGGACGTCTGGCCCGGCATGATCGACGGCGGCAGCGACCTCGGCCTGAACGAGATCGGCAGCGTCTCGGCCACCCAGGACGCCCGGGAACTCGCCCCGTACCAGCCCGAGCTTCGTGCCGCCGTGGCCCTGAACGCCGACTCGATCCTCATCGGCGCCAATCGGCTCGCCGGCGTGCTCTCCGCATTCGTCCGCCCCACCGGCGGCACGATCTCCGGCCAGGGGGCGCTCATCGACCTCGACGGATGGATCTGGTCCGACCTGGTCCAGGCCGACGAGTTCGCCCTCTATGTCAATGTCCCGCCCGCCCCCCCCTCGAACCTGGACGAGATCCTCAGCCGGGTCCCCGCCCAGTTCGCCGACCGATTCCGGGAGCGTTACAGCGACCGCGACGAGCGCCTGGACGAACTGGAGGACTCCTTCCGCCGCGCGACGGCCTATGCCAAGGTCGCCGCAACCGCCCGGGAGAAGGGCGGCGTCCCGCCGGTCGATCCCCGATTGGAGGCGCTCGCCCCGTACGCCAACGGCGAGAAGCCGGTGGTCCTCTCGGCCAACGGCCGGGGGGAGATCCTCACGGCGATCGAACTCGCCGAGGAGTTGGGCCTGAAGGCCATTATCAGCGGCGGTACCGACGCCTGGATGGTCGCCGATCACCTCGCGGAGTCCGGCATCCCCGTCCTCGTGGCCGGTACCCACCGCAATCCCGGCCGGGACGAGCCATATGATGCCGCCTACGCCAATCCCGCCCGCCTGCACGAGGCCGGGGTTACCTTCGCCATCAGCTCGACCGGCGACGCCACGGATGTCCGCAACCTTCCCTTCGAGGCCGCGATGGCCGCTGCGTACGGGCTGCCCGAGGAGGAAGCCTTGAAGGCAGTCACCCTCTACCCGGCACAGATCCTCGGGGTCTCCGACTCCCTCGGATCCATCGAGCCCGGTAAGCGGGCAAACCTCGTCATTACCGCCGGTCACCTGCTCCAGCCGACCACGGAGGTCAAGCACCTCTTCGTCGGCGGCCGCCCCGTCCCCCCGGAGAGCCGGCACACCGAACTCTACCAGCGATTTCGCCGCCGCCTCGCCGAGGTCCGGGACGGCATCAGCCCGCTCGGACTTGATCGGGAGGAATCCCGGGTCACGACCGCCGCCGATGAGCATGAAGACGGCGTCTTGAACGAGGCCGGATCGGACGAGCGGTCCACCCGAGAGTGA
- a CDS encoding VWA domain-containing protein, translated as MKARVVIAAGFTLLLSILLVDPASGQGGDLEDRAEESISRGLEYLRREQSRAGSWDYRLSHDHRLGMTALAGLALLENGVPADDDTLERAGDVVRELATGSDQSYDLSLAILFLSRIQGTTRGDRDDLIDRLARRLEGGHSEGLWSYKVPMDAPGAGSETGGARSFFSEPGDHSNTQFALLGIWAGGRHGFESDAALGALDRHFRKTVNRDGGWGYRPGMGSTPSMTCAGLMALSIAAARPSLAERLSARARGQALADDPVFREALEAVGEEARTIGRRSDVYYLWSLERVCVALGLRDLDGFDWYEAGAESLLERQLPSGGWPNGRWGSLPETCLALLFLRKANLAFELDRVLKLPDPARMAEVTDDLGQGGGPSGDRGAAGGEGGGVIIRQVDESGFPDIALDFEVRDADGSPVPDATESDFLVTEYDQPVEILGFDAPTSREAVQTTVVLVVDHSRSMEAEDRIGALKDSVRTFLGVMPEGSRVAVVAFSDEIRVVCPFTSDVARVREAVDDLQPTGGTRYYDAVVEALELISGESGRRAVLALTDGEDTFSQSADLASAIEVARRAGLPVYTLGLGTEDEIASDDLRQLASQTRGQYFPARDASQLLAIYEEIATRLGEMYRLVYRTGRTLPDGTLRPVTVSYRESAAVGTAEVFIRGMVVPASGWPGLFLALIGSLVGLAILPGLFRKRIATRGVR; from the coding sequence ATGAAGGCTCGAGTGGTCATCGCGGCGGGGTTCACCCTGCTCCTGTCTATTCTCCTGGTTGATCCCGCCAGCGGGCAAGGTGGGGACCTGGAGGATCGAGCCGAGGAGTCGATCTCCCGGGGACTGGAGTACCTGAGGCGAGAGCAATCCCGGGCAGGATCCTGGGATTATCGGCTGTCCCACGATCACCGCCTGGGCATGACGGCCCTGGCCGGGCTCGCCCTGCTGGAGAACGGGGTCCCGGCCGACGACGACACCCTGGAACGGGCCGGGGACGTTGTCCGAGAGCTGGCGACGGGATCGGACCAGTCGTACGACCTGTCGCTGGCGATCCTGTTCCTCTCACGGATCCAGGGGACGACTCGGGGCGATCGAGACGACCTGATTGATCGCCTCGCCCGGCGATTAGAGGGGGGGCATTCGGAGGGACTCTGGTCGTACAAGGTCCCGATGGATGCACCCGGAGCCGGATCCGAAACGGGCGGGGCCCGATCGTTCTTCAGTGAACCGGGAGACCATTCCAACACGCAATTTGCACTGCTCGGCATCTGGGCCGGGGGCCGCCACGGGTTCGAATCCGACGCGGCGCTGGGGGCGCTGGACCGCCATTTCCGAAAGACCGTGAACCGGGATGGCGGCTGGGGTTATCGGCCCGGCATGGGGAGCACCCCGTCGATGACGTGTGCCGGCCTGATGGCCCTCTCGATCGCCGCGGCGCGGCCGTCGCTCGCCGAACGGCTGTCGGCCCGGGCCAGGGGGCAGGCTCTGGCGGATGACCCGGTGTTCCGGGAGGCACTGGAGGCGGTCGGGGAGGAGGCGCGGACCATCGGCCGGCGATCGGACGTGTATTACCTCTGGTCCCTGGAGCGGGTCTGCGTCGCGCTCGGCCTGAGAGACCTGGACGGATTCGACTGGTACGAGGCCGGGGCCGAGTCGCTGCTGGAGCGGCAGCTCCCGAGCGGCGGCTGGCCGAACGGGAGGTGGGGCTCGCTCCCGGAGACCTGCCTCGCCCTGCTGTTCCTGCGCAAGGCGAACCTGGCGTTCGAGCTCGACCGAGTCCTGAAGCTGCCGGATCCGGCACGGATGGCGGAAGTCACGGATGACCTGGGGCAGGGGGGGGGGCCCTCCGGTGATCGGGGAGCCGCCGGGGGGGAGGGGGGTGGGGTGATCATCCGGCAGGTCGACGAGTCGGGCTTCCCGGACATCGCGCTCGATTTCGAGGTGAGGGACGCGGACGGGTCGCCCGTGCCGGATGCCACCGAGTCCGACTTCCTGGTCACCGAATACGACCAGCCGGTCGAGATCCTCGGCTTCGATGCCCCGACCTCCCGCGAGGCGGTGCAGACGACGGTCGTCCTGGTGGTCGACCACAGCCGGAGCATGGAAGCCGAGGACCGGATCGGGGCGTTGAAGGATTCAGTGCGGACGTTCCTCGGGGTCATGCCGGAGGGGTCTCGGGTCGCGGTGGTGGCCTTCAGTGACGAGATCCGCGTGGTCTGCCCGTTCACCTCGGACGTCGCCCGGGTTCGGGAGGCGGTGGATGACCTGCAACCGACGGGGGGGACGCGATATTACGATGCGGTGGTCGAGGCCCTCGAACTGATCTCCGGGGAGTCGGGACGGCGGGCGGTGCTGGCCTTGACCGACGGCGAGGACACCTTCAGCCAGTCGGCCGACCTGGCGTCGGCGATCGAGGTGGCGAGGAGGGCCGGGTTGCCCGTCTACACCCTCGGGCTCGGGACCGAGGATGAGATCGCCAGCGATGACCTGAGGCAGCTCGCATCACAGACCCGAGGGCAATACTTCCCCGCCCGGGACGCCTCGCAGTTGCTGGCGATCTATGAGGAGATTGCGACCCGACTCGGCGAGATGTACCGGCTCGTCTACCGGACCGGGCGGACGCTGCCCGACGGGACCCTGCGCCCGGTGACGGTTTCATACCGCGAGTCGGCGGCCGTAGGGACGGCCGAGGTGTTCATCCGGGGGATGGTGGTGCCGGCCTCGGGCTGGCCGGGATTGTTCCTCGCGCTGATCGGGTCGCTCGTCGGGCTGGCGATCCTGCCGGGGTTGTTCCGCAAGCGGATCGCCACGCGGGGAGTTCGCTGA